One Bartonella tribocorum CIP 105476 genomic window carries:
- a CDS encoding DUF3126 family protein, which translates to MNADEIKKLDNYLKNTFQNSALQVRARPKKDDSCEVYMGDEFLGVIYRDEDEDELSYNFSMAILDIDLEN; encoded by the coding sequence GTGAATGCTGATGAAATAAAAAAACTTGATAATTATTTAAAAAATACATTCCAAAACTCAGCATTGCAAGTCAGAGCACGGCCTAAAAAAGATGATTCTTGTGAGGTTTATATGGGGGATGAGTTTTTAGGCGTTATTTATCGAGATGAAGATGAAGATGAGCTGTCCTACAATTTCTCAATGGCTATATTGGATATTGATTTAGAAAATTGA
- the radC gene encoding RadC family protein, with protein sequence MAKKLNQKEDIQSNHFALTSSTPLTSGSERKSEEPKKNTQLDKHYQGHRERLRKRYLKSKGNAIEDYEYLELLLFRTIPRANTKPIAKNLIAHFGSLADVLGADIHRLQEVQGCGPATAIDLKIISDVAGRLARAELFKRDIFSSWDKVLAYCKAVMAHETREQFRILFLDKKNGLLADEVQQTGTIDHTPVYPREVISRALELSASGLILVHNHPSGDSTPSDADITMTYRLKDAANALGITIHDHLIIARHNHTSFKALKLI encoded by the coding sequence ATGGCTAAAAAATTAAATCAAAAAGAAGATATTCAAAGTAATCACTTTGCGTTAACATCAAGTACTCCACTCACCTCAGGATCAGAAAGAAAAAGTGAAGAACCTAAGAAAAATACACAGCTTGATAAACATTATCAAGGACATCGTGAGCGTCTTCGAAAACGCTATTTAAAGTCAAAAGGAAATGCAATTGAAGATTATGAATATCTTGAATTATTGCTTTTTCGCACAATACCTCGCGCAAACACAAAACCTATAGCTAAAAATTTGATAGCACATTTTGGTTCATTAGCTGATGTGTTAGGCGCTGATATTCATCGACTTCAAGAGGTTCAAGGATGTGGTCCGGCAACTGCAATTGATTTAAAAATTATTTCAGATGTTGCTGGACGTCTTGCTCGTGCAGAGTTGTTTAAACGCGATATTTTTTCATCATGGGATAAAGTATTAGCTTATTGTAAAGCGGTTATGGCTCACGAAACACGTGAACAATTTCGTATTTTATTTCTTGATAAGAAAAACGGCTTACTTGCCGATGAGGTACAACAAACTGGAACCATTGATCATACCCCTGTCTATCCTCGTGAAGTTATTTCTCGAGCTTTAGAGTTATCCGCATCAGGACTTATCTTAGTCCACAATCATCCCTCTGGTGATTCCACCCCCTCTGATGCAGATATAACAATGACATACAGACTAAAAGATGCAGCCAATGCATTAGGCATTACAATCCATGATCACCTTATTATCGCACGACATAACCATACAAGTTTTAAAGCATTAAAACTTATATAA
- the map gene encoding type I methionyl aminopeptidase, whose protein sequence is MTEYIEYNKTPLKFNGKIRIFDDYAFAKMREVGRIAAECLDALTDMIKPGVTTQEIDDFVFTFGAQKGALPADLNYHGYSHSCCTSINHVVCHGIPNKRPLQEGDIVNVDVTFILDGWHGDSSRMYPVGKIRRAAERLLQITYESLMRGISVVKPGATTGDIGAAIQQYAESERCSIVKDFCGHGIGQLFHDAPNILHYGNPGEGIELKQGMMFTIEPMINLGKPQVKILSDGWTAVTRDRSLTAQYEHTIGVTNEGYEIFTQSPKNIFYIPNSQI, encoded by the coding sequence ATGACTGAGTATATTGAATATAATAAAACCCCTTTAAAATTTAATGGAAAAATCCGCATTTTTGATGACTATGCTTTCGCTAAGATGCGTGAAGTTGGTCGTATTGCGGCAGAATGCCTTGATGCGCTTACGGATATGATTAAACCTGGCGTCACGACGCAAGAAATTGATGATTTTGTATTTACTTTTGGTGCACAAAAAGGCGCTCTTCCTGCAGATCTAAATTATCATGGATACAGCCATTCATGCTGTACATCTATCAATCACGTTGTCTGTCATGGTATTCCCAATAAAAGACCCTTGCAAGAAGGCGATATTGTGAATGTTGATGTGACCTTCATTCTTGATGGTTGGCATGGTGATTCAAGCCGTATGTATCCTGTTGGAAAAATCAGACGTGCTGCAGAACGCCTTTTACAAATAACCTACGAAAGCCTTATGAGAGGAATCTCTGTCGTTAAACCTGGAGCAACAACAGGTGATATTGGTGCAGCCATTCAACAGTATGCCGAATCTGAACGGTGTTCGATTGTGAAAGATTTTTGCGGACATGGTATCGGTCAGCTTTTTCATGATGCACCCAATATTCTCCATTATGGAAATCCTGGAGAAGGAATCGAATTAAAACAAGGCATGATGTTTACGATTGAACCGATGATTAATCTTGGTAAGCCACAAGTTAAGATTTTATCTGACGGTTGGACTGCTGTTACCCGTGACCGCTCTTTGACAGCACAATATGAACATACAATTGGTGTTACAAATGAAGGGTATGAAATATTTACACAATCGCCTAAAAATATTTTTTATATTCCAAACTCGCAGATTTAA
- the sfsA gene encoding DNA/RNA nuclease SfsA, with protein sequence MHFIPKLFPAKLIRRYKRFLADVKQDDQHIFTVSVPNTGSMLGLTASNANIWLSYHENTKRKYAYQLEIVEADNTLVGINTTLPNKLVLEAIQNGLLPELSGYKTILKEQRYGTQSRIDFLLRDDNLPDCYLEVKNVHFIRQKGLAEFPDTETKRGARHLEELMHVVQQGKRAAMLYIIQREDCTAFTICHDLDPLYGRKFDLALKSGVECYAIKCHISVEGIFPIQRVKIENRRNND encoded by the coding sequence ATGCACTTTATTCCCAAACTTTTCCCTGCAAAGCTTATCCGTCGTTATAAACGTTTCCTTGCAGATGTTAAACAAGATGATCAACATATTTTCACCGTGTCGGTACCAAATACGGGATCAATGCTTGGATTGACAGCTTCCAACGCCAACATTTGGCTTTCATATCATGAAAACACCAAGAGAAAATATGCTTATCAATTAGAAATTGTTGAAGCCGATAATACTTTGGTTGGTATTAATACCACTTTACCCAATAAACTTGTATTAGAAGCAATTCAAAACGGATTATTACCAGAATTAAGTGGATATAAAACAATTTTAAAAGAACAACGCTATGGGACACAATCACGAATTGATTTTCTTTTACGTGATGACAACCTTCCTGATTGTTACCTAGAAGTCAAAAATGTTCATTTTATCCGTCAAAAAGGATTAGCAGAATTTCCCGATACCGAGACAAAACGTGGTGCCCGTCACCTTGAAGAACTCATGCACGTCGTACAACAAGGAAAACGAGCTGCTATGCTTTATATTATTCAACGAGAAGATTGTACAGCTTTTACGATTTGTCATGATCTTGATCCACTCTATGGACGTAAGTTTGATTTAGCATTAAAATCAGGAGTAGAATGTTATGCTATAAAGTGTCACATAAGTGTAGAAGGCATTTTTCCGATTCAGAGAGTAAAAATAGAAAACAGAAGAAACAATGACTGA
- a CDS encoding RNA methyltransferase, with translation MAGTNKNRENLTNGPIIILVEPQLPENIGMVARAMANFGLSKLRLVKPRETFPNEKARAAASKADHVINNAVIFDTLRDSIADLHYVFATTARERCGFKTVKSAVEAANVLRQRENIGHKTGIVFGRERWGLENDEISLVDEIITFPVNPAFASLNIAQAVLLMSYEWMKTGLENVSDTAFRAPEMEPANKTMFHGFLSQLEEALDIRGYFRPRERKEVMLANLRSVFTRANFSESEVRLLRGIISSLDHFSPQYPRGSRAPQERDRQKIKNKCEN, from the coding sequence ATGGCTGGAACGAATAAGAATCGCGAAAATTTAACAAACGGTCCCATTATTATTTTAGTTGAACCGCAGCTTCCTGAAAATATTGGTATGGTTGCAAGGGCAATGGCAAATTTTGGGCTTTCTAAGCTTCGGCTCGTCAAACCTCGAGAAACATTTCCGAATGAAAAAGCTAGAGCAGCTGCAAGCAAAGCTGATCATGTCATTAACAACGCCGTGATTTTTGATACATTGCGTGATTCAATTGCAGATTTACACTATGTTTTTGCTACGACAGCACGTGAAAGATGTGGATTTAAAACGGTAAAAAGTGCTGTCGAAGCAGCAAATGTACTCCGTCAGCGTGAAAATATCGGACATAAAACAGGTATTGTCTTTGGAAGGGAGCGATGGGGACTAGAAAATGATGAAATCAGCCTTGTTGATGAAATCATCACTTTTCCAGTTAATCCTGCTTTTGCATCACTTAATATTGCGCAAGCGGTTCTTTTGATGTCTTATGAATGGATGAAAACAGGTCTAGAAAATGTGAGTGATACGGCATTTCGTGCACCAGAGATGGAGCCTGCAAATAAAACAATGTTTCATGGTTTTTTATCTCAATTAGAAGAGGCTTTGGATATCCGTGGGTATTTTAGACCCCGAGAACGAAAAGAGGTTATGCTTGCAAATTTGCGCTCTGTTTTTACGCGCGCCAACTTTAGTGAATCTGAGGTTCGCTTATTGCGGGGCATTATATCTTCATTGGATCATTTTTCTCCACAATATCCACGGGGGAGTAGAGCACCTCAAGAGCGCGATCGTCAAAAAATCAAAAATAAGTGTGAAAACTGA
- the murI gene encoding glutamate racemase — protein MDERPVLFFDSGIGGLTVLREARVLIPEIQFIYVADDAGFPYGNWEENILKEHILNIFTNLLTRYNPALCVIACNTVSTLMMADLRQKFPHVPFVGTVPAIKSAAEQTKSGFISVLATPGTVKRAYTNELINSFAGQCHVQLVGSEKLAGFAEDHLRGKTIDSEALRKEILPCFVKKNGKCTDVIVLACTHYPFLINFFREQALWSVEWIDPAKAIAKHIRSLLPLSEKIHQKPIKKYQDFALLTSKNITASTEHLLKGFGLKLMKRVDFRIRDQ, from the coding sequence ATGGATGAACGGCCTGTTCTTTTTTTTGATAGTGGTATTGGTGGCTTAACAGTGTTGAGGGAAGCGCGCGTTCTCATCCCTGAAATACAATTTATTTATGTGGCTGATGATGCAGGTTTTCCTTATGGTAATTGGGAAGAAAACATTTTAAAAGAGCACATTTTAAATATTTTCACAAATCTTTTAACACGCTATAATCCTGCCTTATGTGTGATTGCTTGCAACACTGTTTCTACACTGATGATGGCTGATTTACGACAAAAATTTCCTCATGTCCCTTTCGTAGGAACGGTTCCTGCAATTAAATCTGCTGCTGAACAAACAAAATCTGGTTTTATTTCCGTATTAGCGACTCCTGGAACAGTTAAGCGTGCCTATACAAATGAATTAATTAACTCTTTTGCTGGACAGTGTCATGTTCAGCTTGTAGGAAGTGAAAAGCTTGCTGGATTTGCTGAAGATCATTTACGGGGAAAAACTATCGATTCAGAAGCGTTAAGAAAAGAAATCCTACCATGTTTTGTGAAAAAAAATGGCAAATGTACGGATGTTATTGTTTTAGCCTGCACGCATTATCCTTTTTTGATTAATTTCTTTCGTGAACAAGCTTTATGGTCCGTTGAATGGATTGATCCAGCAAAAGCGATCGCCAAACATATTAGATCATTATTGCCCTTGTCTGAAAAAATACATCAGAAACCCATAAAGAAATATCAAGATTTTGCATTGCTGACGTCGAAAAATATCACTGCTTCAACGGAACATTTGTTAAAAGGATTTGGCTTAAAACTTATGAAAAGAGTTGACTTTAGAATACGAGATCAATAA
- the rpsD gene encoding 30S ribosomal protein S4 has protein sequence MSKRETTKYKIDRRMGENIWGRPKSPVNRRDYGPGQHGQRRKGKLSDYGVQLRAKQKLKGFYGDISEKQFHKTYVEAARRRGDTGENLIGLLESRLDAVVYRAKFVPTIFASRQFINHGHVNVNGRRTNIQSYRCKPGDVIEVREKSKQLVLVLESVQLAERDVPDYIEADHKQMKATFTRIPAFADVPYAVQMEPNLVVEFYSR, from the coding sequence ATGAGTAAACGCGAAACAACAAAGTATAAAATTGACCGTCGTATGGGAGAGAATATTTGGGGTCGTCCAAAATCTCCTGTCAATCGTCGTGATTATGGTCCAGGTCAGCATGGGCAGCGCCGTAAAGGAAAACTTTCTGACTATGGGGTGCAATTGCGCGCTAAACAGAAGTTGAAAGGATTTTATGGCGATATTTCAGAAAAGCAATTTCATAAAACTTATGTTGAAGCTGCTCGTCGGCGAGGTGATACTGGTGAAAATCTTATCGGTTTATTAGAATCTCGTTTGGATGCTGTGGTCTATCGTGCAAAATTCGTTCCTACGATTTTTGCTTCTCGCCAGTTTATTAATCATGGTCATGTGAATGTAAATGGGCGGCGTACAAATATTCAATCGTATCGTTGTAAACCAGGTGATGTTATTGAGGTTCGGGAAAAATCAAAACAGCTTGTTTTAGTTTTAGAATCGGTACAATTAGCAGAACGTGATGTCCCTGATTATATCGAAGCGGATCATAAACAGATGAAAGCAACCTTTACACGTATTCCTGCTTTTGCAGATGTTCCTTATGCTGTGCAAATGGAGCCTAATTTGGTCGTTGAGTTTTATTCTCGATAA
- the ttcA gene encoding tRNA 2-thiocytidine(32) synthetase TtcA yields MNDVSVEYQAIEEKDVLLASKADDCHPIFRRAPSSVEFNKLRKRLLRHMRQALDDFSMLSTGKKWLVALSGGKDSYGLLALLLDLKWRGLLPVEILACNLDQGQPGFPKHILPDFLSSYKIPYRIEYQDTYSIVTDKLAQTQTYCSLCSRLRRGNLYRIAREEGCSALILGHHRDDVLETFFMNLFHGGRLAAMPGKLKNDEGDLFVLRPLVYAAEEDMEKFSQAMQFPIIPCNLCGSQDGLQRNAMKEMLKNIERQMPGRKDTMIRALANVRPSHLLDKKFFDFKTY; encoded by the coding sequence ATGAATGATGTTTCAGTTGAATATCAGGCAATAGAAGAAAAAGATGTGCTTTTGGCAAGCAAAGCAGATGATTGTCATCCAATATTTCGGCGTGCTCCTTCAAGTGTGGAATTTAATAAATTACGTAAACGGCTTTTGCGTCATATGCGGCAGGCTTTGGATGATTTTTCGATGCTCTCGACTGGAAAAAAATGGCTTGTCGCTTTATCGGGTGGAAAAGACTCTTATGGTTTATTAGCACTTCTTTTAGATTTAAAGTGGCGTGGTCTTTTACCCGTTGAAATTCTGGCTTGTAATCTTGATCAAGGACAACCAGGATTTCCTAAACATATTCTTCCAGATTTTTTGAGTTCTTATAAAATTCCCTATCGTATTGAATATCAAGATACTTATTCCATTGTTACAGATAAATTGGCACAGACACAGACATATTGTTCACTTTGTTCTCGATTGCGACGTGGCAATCTCTATCGCATTGCACGTGAGGAGGGGTGTTCTGCATTAATTTTAGGGCATCATCGTGATGATGTTTTGGAAACATTTTTTATGAATTTATTTCACGGTGGCCGATTAGCCGCTATGCCTGGAAAACTTAAAAATGATGAAGGAGATCTTTTTGTATTACGTCCTCTTGTCTATGCCGCTGAGGAAGATATGGAAAAATTTTCTCAAGCAATGCAATTTCCCATTATTCCTTGTAATCTCTGCGGTAGTCAAGATGGTTTACAACGCAATGCAATGAAAGAAATGCTGAAAAATATCGAAAGACAAATGCCAGGACGTAAAGATACAATGATTCGCGCTTTAGCGAATGTGCGCCCAAGTCATTTGCTTGATAAAAAATTCTTTGATTTTAAAACGTATTAA
- the rimO gene encoding 30S ribosomal protein S12 methylthiotransferase RimO, with protein sequence MVAPRISFVSLGCPKALVDSERIITSLRSEGYEISRQHQGADVVIVNTCGFLDSARKESLANIDEALKENGKVIVTGCLGADPDVIRQTYPNVLAITGPQAYESVIEAVHTAIPPIHDPFLDLVPPQGIRLTPRHYAYLKISEGCSNRCSFCIIPTLRGDLTSRPISDVLREAEKLVQAGVKELLVISQDTSAYGIDLKYLENSWKDRTIKTKFFDLCRELGDMGIWVRMHYVYPYPHVDEVIELMAAKKILPYLDIPFQHASPTVLRHMKRPALMEKTNRRIEKWRKICPDLTLRSTFIVGFPGETNEDFNMLLEWLEDAKIERAGCFKYEEVKGAVANDLGLENIPEDVKENRWHRFMAKQQQISTHLLKKKIGKRLQVLIDESQGKVAKGRSQYDAPEIDGVVHISSRRPLRVGEFVTVKIEQSDAYDLYGIAV encoded by the coding sequence ATGGTAGCTCCTCGTATTAGTTTTGTCTCTCTCGGATGCCCAAAAGCACTCGTAGATTCTGAGCGAATTATTACAAGCCTCCGGTCTGAAGGGTATGAAATTTCGCGTCAACATCAAGGAGCTGATGTCGTTATTGTAAATACCTGTGGTTTTCTTGATTCTGCTCGAAAGGAATCATTAGCCAATATTGATGAAGCGCTCAAAGAAAATGGCAAAGTTATTGTGACTGGTTGTCTTGGTGCTGATCCTGATGTTATTCGTCAAACCTATCCAAATGTATTAGCTATTACAGGACCACAAGCTTATGAAAGTGTTATAGAAGCTGTTCATACAGCAATTCCTCCAATTCATGATCCTTTTCTTGATTTAGTTCCTCCCCAAGGTATTCGTTTAACACCTCGCCATTACGCCTACTTAAAGATTTCTGAAGGATGCTCTAACAGGTGTAGTTTTTGTATCATCCCTACGCTGCGTGGTGATCTCACTTCACGCCCCATTAGTGACGTTCTTCGCGAAGCTGAAAAACTCGTACAAGCGGGTGTAAAAGAACTTTTGGTTATTTCACAAGATACGAGTGCTTATGGTATTGATCTTAAATATCTCGAAAATTCTTGGAAAGATCGTACAATTAAAACAAAGTTTTTTGATCTTTGTCGCGAACTAGGGGATATGGGTATTTGGGTACGTATGCATTACGTTTATCCTTATCCCCATGTGGATGAAGTTATCGAACTTATGGCTGCAAAAAAAATTCTCCCTTATCTGGATATTCCTTTTCAGCATGCATCACCGACTGTTTTGCGCCATATGAAACGTCCTGCTCTTATGGAAAAAACAAACCGTAGAATTGAAAAGTGGCGAAAAATATGTCCAGATCTTACTTTGCGATCAACATTTATTGTTGGTTTTCCTGGCGAAACAAATGAAGATTTTAATATGCTGCTAGAATGGCTAGAAGATGCAAAAATTGAACGCGCTGGATGTTTTAAATATGAAGAAGTAAAGGGGGCCGTTGCAAATGATTTGGGATTAGAAAATATTCCTGAGGACGTAAAAGAAAATCGCTGGCATCGTTTTATGGCAAAACAACAACAAATTTCGACACATCTTTTAAAGAAAAAAATTGGAAAAAGACTCCAAGTCCTTATCGACGAAAGTCAAGGAAAAGTTGCCAAAGGACGTAGTCAATACGATGCTCCAGAAATAGATGGTGTTGTCCATATATCATCACGACGCCCTTTGCGTGTCGGTGAATTTGTCACCGTTAAAATCGAACAATCGGATGCCTATGACCTTTATGGTATAGCAGTTTGA
- the lexA gene encoding transcriptional repressor LexA yields MLTCKQYELLLFIHNHIKETGVPPSFEEMKNALELSSKSGIHKLIIALEQRGFIRRLPNRARAVEVIRLPEKITFNLSLARKISPSMIEKNKREISKNLINSDNFEAEEIKNITIPIMGRISASVPASAIQQQTSTLSLPHDMVNTGEHYALEVKDNSMVEAGILDKDTIIVKRQNTAISGEIIVAFIDKKEATLKRYRRKGTSVALEAANPHYEVRTYKSDRVEIQGKLTGLIRKY; encoded by the coding sequence ATGCTGACATGTAAACAATATGAGTTACTCTTGTTTATTCACAATCATATAAAAGAAACTGGTGTTCCTCCTTCTTTTGAAGAAATGAAAAATGCTTTAGAACTTTCTTCAAAGTCAGGCATTCATAAGCTCATTATAGCCTTAGAACAACGAGGTTTTATACGTCGTTTGCCCAATCGTGCTCGTGCAGTGGAGGTGATTCGACTTCCTGAGAAAATAACATTTAATCTTTCTCTAGCACGTAAGATTTCTCCCAGTATGATAGAAAAAAATAAAAGGGAAATATCAAAAAACTTGATTAATTCGGATAACTTTGAGGCAGAAGAAATAAAAAATATCACTATTCCCATTATGGGACGTATTTCTGCGAGCGTTCCCGCCTCTGCTATACAGCAACAAACAAGCACACTGTCTCTCCCACACGATATGGTTAATACAGGTGAGCACTATGCATTAGAAGTTAAAGATAATTCTATGGTAGAGGCTGGTATCCTTGATAAAGATACGATCATTGTGAAACGACAAAATACAGCAATATCAGGTGAAATTATTGTCGCGTTTATTGATAAAAAAGAGGCAACATTAAAACGTTATCGACGCAAAGGAACCTCTGTTGCATTAGAAGCCGCGAATCCTCACTACGAAGTACGTACATACAAATCTGATCGTGTAGAAATACAAGGCAAACTTACCGGCCTTATTCGCAAATATTAA
- a CDS encoding septal ring lytic transglycosylase RlpA family protein, whose protein sequence is MPSNSKKKFTSIIKPTFQLFSMIVISQSLVSCCASETMHFSVKDSYQNKPIDVNTSVLPKQMPNRKNQSEEKKRGRAVVGKPYQIKGKWYYPENDPTYKRVGEASWYGSDFHGRLTANGEIYDMNLLTAAHPTMPLPSYARVTNLKNGSSLIVRVNDRGPFMKDRIIDLSRQAAAILGYVDRGVADVKVEYISEAPIGYYDGAYLMASYTPGNSASYSLASENVLKKRETVLFKERNTGNKEELAKTVSVSQEQSDKTVVVKLPEIGPIMVDKPVPFDQVASINKPNKRTKVNWLQLF, encoded by the coding sequence ATGCCTTCAAATAGTAAAAAGAAATTTACTTCTATTATTAAACCGACATTTCAATTATTTTCCATGATCGTTATTTCTCAGTCATTGGTGTCTTGTTGTGCAAGCGAAACTATGCATTTTTCAGTAAAAGATTCCTATCAGAATAAACCAATTGACGTAAATACTTCTGTTCTACCGAAACAAATGCCCAATAGGAAAAATCAATCAGAAGAAAAAAAGCGTGGGCGGGCGGTTGTTGGTAAACCTTACCAAATAAAAGGAAAGTGGTATTATCCTGAAAATGATCCAACGTATAAACGTGTTGGCGAAGCATCATGGTATGGTTCAGATTTTCATGGACGTTTAACGGCCAACGGTGAAATTTATGACATGAATCTTCTGACTGCTGCTCATCCTACAATGCCTTTACCTAGCTATGCTCGTGTTACTAATTTGAAAAATGGATCTTCACTCATTGTGAGAGTGAATGATCGTGGACCTTTTATGAAAGACCGTATCATTGATTTATCAAGGCAAGCTGCAGCAATACTTGGTTATGTGGATAGGGGAGTTGCAGATGTTAAAGTGGAATATATTTCTGAAGCACCCATTGGCTACTATGATGGTGCATATTTAATGGCCTCTTATACTCCTGGAAATTCTGCCTCATATTCATTAGCGTCAGAAAATGTTTTGAAAAAAAGGGAAACTGTTTTGTTCAAGGAGCGCAATACAGGAAACAAAGAAGAATTAGCTAAAACAGTTTCTGTTTCACAGGAGCAAAGCGATAAAACCGTTGTAGTGAAATTACCAGAAATTGGTCCTATTATGGTTGATAAGCCGGTACCATTCGATCAAGTTGCGTCTATAAATAAGCCAAACAAAAGAACAAAAGTCAATTGGCTACAATTGTTTTAA
- a CDS encoding D-alanyl-D-alanine carboxypeptidase family protein — translation MYTTLRILLSLWGILAFNTWGRAQDFQISASQVLLLDDNTETILYEKQECTSFFPASLVKLMTAEVVFHQLKEGLLKNTQKFKVSENAWRKGGAPSGTTTMFAKIKTEINISDLLRGLIIVNGNDAAIILAEGISGDEDHFAQLMNQRAKIIGLSQSHFVNATGLPEEGQFVTARDMIILARHIVQEYPDYYALYREPHFTWNNIFQRNKNPLIFKEIGVEGFGSGYSEKEGFSMVATIYKNHRRLFLAINGLQDGKKHTTEIERILQWGITAFDLKTIFTKGERVGLASVYGGKKNFVPLIVKKPISFMLSNEKGVNVKAKIKYHGPLKAPIVSGQSVGVIQILEDKKILLEKPVFAEENVQKGSFFTKVKDAFYEITIGWLRKYL, via the coding sequence ATGTATACAACATTAAGGATCTTATTGAGCTTATGGGGGATATTGGCATTTAACACGTGGGGGAGAGCGCAAGATTTTCAAATTTCTGCCTCACAAGTGTTGTTACTCGATGATAATACAGAGACAATACTTTATGAAAAACAAGAGTGTACTTCTTTTTTTCCTGCTTCATTAGTAAAATTGATGACGGCGGAAGTCGTCTTTCATCAATTAAAAGAAGGATTGTTAAAGAATACCCAAAAATTCAAGGTTAGTGAAAATGCTTGGCGTAAGGGTGGGGCACCTTCCGGTACAACCACTATGTTTGCAAAAATAAAGACAGAAATCAATATTTCTGATCTTTTGCGTGGATTAATTATTGTCAATGGAAATGATGCTGCTATTATTCTGGCTGAAGGAATATCAGGAGATGAGGACCATTTTGCACAGCTGATGAATCAGCGTGCTAAAATAATTGGATTATCTCAGAGTCATTTTGTTAATGCAACAGGGCTTCCCGAAGAGGGACAATTTGTAACAGCACGTGATATGATTATATTGGCGCGTCATATTGTTCAGGAATATCCAGATTATTATGCACTTTATCGTGAGCCTCATTTTACGTGGAACAATATTTTTCAACGGAATAAAAACCCTCTTATTTTTAAGGAAATTGGTGTAGAAGGATTTGGTTCTGGCTACAGCGAAAAAGAAGGATTTTCAATGGTTGCTACCATTTATAAAAATCATCGGCGTCTTTTTTTAGCAATCAATGGTTTGCAAGATGGTAAAAAACATACAACGGAAATAGAACGCATTCTTCAATGGGGAATAACGGCTTTTGATCTCAAGACGATTTTCACAAAAGGAGAAAGGGTTGGTCTTGCTTCTGTTTATGGTGGAAAGAAAAATTTTGTTCCACTTATTGTCAAAAAACCGATAAGTTTTATGCTTTCAAATGAAAAAGGAGTGAACGTTAAAGCAAAAATTAAATATCATGGTCCATTGAAAGCTCCCATCGTTTCAGGGCAATCCGTTGGCGTCATTCAAATTTTAGAAGATAAAAAGATTCTTTTGGAAAAACCAGTTTTTGCCGAAGAGAATGTTCAGAAAGGAAGTTTCTTTACAAAAGTAAAAGATGCATTCTATGAAATAACAATTGGATGGTTACGGAAATATTTGTAG
- the tmk gene encoding dTMP kinase translates to MSGYFITFEGGDGVGKTVQISLLAEYLSHQGYDVVTTREPGGTAGAEAIRHILLSGKVQQYGPLIEAVLFTAARTDHVAEIIAPSLQKGKIVLCDRFIDSTRVYQGLNERVNSSLLSVLECIALNGIMPHLTFLLDMPAACGIKRANLRRKKTEEIDYFEKKPLEIQEQRRQAFLQLAKQEPHRFRVIDATGSVEVIAHQIKNICHQVLLDKLS, encoded by the coding sequence GTGTCAGGTTATTTTATTACATTCGAAGGAGGGGACGGGGTAGGAAAAACAGTGCAGATTTCTTTACTTGCTGAATATCTCTCTCACCAAGGTTATGATGTTGTTACAACACGAGAACCAGGAGGAACGGCAGGAGCAGAAGCAATCCGACATATTTTGTTATCAGGGAAGGTACAACAATATGGACCGTTGATTGAAGCTGTTTTGTTTACAGCGGCACGTACCGACCATGTTGCCGAAATTATTGCGCCTTCTTTGCAAAAAGGTAAAATCGTTTTATGTGACCGCTTTATTGATTCTACACGCGTTTATCAAGGGCTCAATGAAAGAGTCAATTCTTCTCTTCTTTCTGTTTTAGAGTGTATTGCACTTAATGGTATCATGCCTCATTTAACATTTTTATTAGATATGCCAGCAGCGTGTGGTATAAAGCGTGCAAATTTACGAAGAAAAAAAACTGAAGAAATCGATTATTTTGAAAAAAAACCGTTGGAAATTCAAGAACAAAGGCGTCAAGCTTTTCTCCAATTGGCCAAACAGGAACCGCATAGATTTCGAGTCATTGATGCAACGGGTTCAGTGGAAGTCATTGCGCATCAAATAAAAAATATTTGTCATCAGGTATTGTTGGATAAGCTTTCATGA